From Dermochelys coriacea isolate rDerCor1 chromosome 9, rDerCor1.pri.v4, whole genome shotgun sequence, one genomic window encodes:
- the PDZD11 gene encoding PDZ domain-containing protein 11 isoform X2 yields MAEPRRDTSPRTGRDVLLRVARGSTEGLRHRLALRHGHVIVLRARREETGRAAPAMDSRIPYDDYPVVFLPAYENPPAWIPPHERVYHPDYNNELTQYLPRTIVLKKPPGAQLGFNIRGGKASQLGIFISKVIPDSDAHRAGLQEGDQVLVVNDVDFQDIEHSKAVEILKTAREIIMRVRYFPYNYQRQKERTVHCP; encoded by the exons ATGGCAGAGCCGCGGCGCGACACGTCACCACGTACGGGAAGAGACGTGCTCCTCCGTGTCGCTAGGGGCAGCACCGAGGGACTGCGTCATCGACTGGCGCTTCGTCACGGTCACGTGATCGTGCTGCGGGCGCGGCGCGAGGAAACCGGACG AGCCGCTCCCGCGATGGACAGCAGGATCCCCTATGACGATTATCCTGTCGTCTTCCTGCCGGCCTATGAGAACCCGCCGGCCTGGATCCCTCCCCACGAG AGAGTTTACCACCCTGACTACAATAATGAGTTGACCCAGTACCTGCCTCGCACTATTGTGCTGAAGAAGCCTCCTGGGGCTCAG CTGGGCTTCAACATTCGAGGAGGAAAGGCCTCCCAGCTGGGGATCTTCATCTCCAAG GTGATCCCTGACTCAGATGCACACAGAGCAGGACTGCAGGAGGGAGACCAGGTTCTGGTCGTTAACGATGTAGATTTCCAGGACATTGAGCACAGCAAG gctGTCGAGATCCTGAAGACTGCCCGTGAGATCATCATGCGAGTGCGTTACTTCCCCTATA attACCAGAGGCAGAAGGAGAGAACTGTTCACTGTCCCTGA
- the PDZD11 gene encoding PDZ domain-containing protein 11 isoform X1, with protein sequence MDSRIPYDDYPVVFLPAYENPPAWIPPHERVYHPDYNNELTQYLPRTIVLKKPPGAQLGFNIRGGKASQLGIFISKVIPDSDAHRAGLQEGDQVLVVNDVDFQDIEHSKAVEILKTAREIIMRVRYFPYISSSGRDATIPLVP encoded by the exons ATGGACAGCAGGATCCCCTATGACGATTATCCTGTCGTCTTCCTGCCGGCCTATGAGAACCCGCCGGCCTGGATCCCTCCCCACGAG AGAGTTTACCACCCTGACTACAATAATGAGTTGACCCAGTACCTGCCTCGCACTATTGTGCTGAAGAAGCCTCCTGGGGCTCAG CTGGGCTTCAACATTCGAGGAGGAAAGGCCTCCCAGCTGGGGATCTTCATCTCCAAG GTGATCCCTGACTCAGATGCACACAGAGCAGGACTGCAGGAGGGAGACCAGGTTCTGGTCGTTAACGATGTAGATTTCCAGGACATTGAGCACAGCAAG gctGTCGAGATCCTGAAGACTGCCCGTGAGATCATCATGCGAGTGCGTTACTTCCCCTATA TTTCATCTTCGGGTAGAGATGCGACTATCCCCCTGGTTCCATGA
- the PDZD11 gene encoding PDZ domain-containing protein 11 isoform X3, translating to MDSRIPYDDYPVVFLPAYENPPAWIPPHERVYHPDYNNELTQYLPRTIVLKKPPGAQLGFNIRGGKASQLGIFISKVIPDSDAHRAGLQEGDQVLVVNDVDFQDIEHSKAVEILKTAREIIMRVRYFPYNYQRQKERTVHCP from the exons ATGGACAGCAGGATCCCCTATGACGATTATCCTGTCGTCTTCCTGCCGGCCTATGAGAACCCGCCGGCCTGGATCCCTCCCCACGAG AGAGTTTACCACCCTGACTACAATAATGAGTTGACCCAGTACCTGCCTCGCACTATTGTGCTGAAGAAGCCTCCTGGGGCTCAG CTGGGCTTCAACATTCGAGGAGGAAAGGCCTCCCAGCTGGGGATCTTCATCTCCAAG GTGATCCCTGACTCAGATGCACACAGAGCAGGACTGCAGGAGGGAGACCAGGTTCTGGTCGTTAACGATGTAGATTTCCAGGACATTGAGCACAGCAAG gctGTCGAGATCCTGAAGACTGCCCGTGAGATCATCATGCGAGTGCGTTACTTCCCCTATA attACCAGAGGCAGAAGGAGAGAACTGTTCACTGTCCCTGA
- the LOC119861007 gene encoding START domain-containing protein 10-like, producing the protein MEPVQLPDADAFRAFQAQCEAGGGWQSRYSREGVGVWVQPPPPAGPAVHTVKCRIDIQDVPAETVYDVLHDIEYRRKWDMNVIDTHDIARLATNADVGYYAWKCPKPLKNRDVVTLRSWQVVDKSYMIINFSVKHAQYPPRKDLVRAVSILAGYFVQSTGPNSCTLTYLAQVDPKGKLPKWVVNKASQYLAPRMLKKMHKACLKYPSWKQQHNVSVKPWLYPEQNKLPTMMLSDLALQHAASLENIDESSLSEVKDERGDHSGSEN; encoded by the exons ATGGAGCCAGTGCAGCTGCCCGACGCCGACGCCTTCCGGGCCTTCCAGGCTCAGTGCGAGGcggggggcggctggcagagcaggtACAGCCGGGAGGGCGTCGGGGTGTGGGTGCAGCCGCCCCCGCCCGCCGGCCCCGCCGTGCACACGGTCAAG TGCCGCATTGACATCCAAGATGTGCCAGCGGAGACGGTATATGATGTGCTGCATGACATTGAGTATCGCAGGAAGTGGGACATGAACGTCATTGACACACACGACATTGCCCGTCTTGCCACCAATGCTGATGTGGGCTACTACGCCT GGAAGTGTCCAAAGCCCTTAAAGAATAGAGATGTGGTGACACTGCGATCCTGGCAGGTTGTGGATAAATCTTACATGATCATCAACTTCTCTGTGAAACACGCG CAATATCCTCCCCGAAAGGACCTGGTAAGGGCTGTTTCTATCTTGGCGGGATACTTTGTGCAGTCGACTGGACCAAACAGCTGCACCTTGACTTACCTGGCTCAGGTGGACCCCAAAG GGAAACTGCCAAAGTGGGTTGTGAATAAAGCTTCCCAGTACCTGGCACCAAGG ATGCTGAAGAAGATGCATAAGGCCTGCTTGAAATACCCCTCCTGGAAACAGCAGCACAATGTCAGTGTGAAGCCCTGGCTGTACCCTGAGCAGAATAAGCTCCCCACCATGATGCTGTCAGACCTGGCACTCCAGCATGCTGCCTCTCTGGAGAACATTGACGAGAGCAGCCTGTCGGAGGTGAAGGATGAGAGAGGAGACCACAGTGGCTCTGAGAACTGA